The following proteins are encoded in a genomic region of Sparus aurata chromosome 23, fSpaAur1.1, whole genome shotgun sequence:
- the LOC115575385 gene encoding methionine-R-sulfoxide reductase B1-A-like: MSFCSFFGGEVFKNHFKPGIYVCSKCDHELFSSRSKYEHSSPWPAFTETIHEDSVAKHKERSGAYKVRCGKCGNGLGHEFINDGPAKGLSRFUIFSDSLKFVPKDKVDGQ, from the exons ATGTCGTTTTGTAGTTTCTTCGGTGGGGAGGTCTTCAAAAACCACTTTAAACCAG GGATTTACGTGTGTTCCAAGTGTGACCACGAGCTGTTCTCCAGCCGGTCTAAGTATGAGCACTCGTCTCCCTGGCCGGCCTTCACAGAGACCATCCATGAGGACAGTGTGGCCAAACATAAGGAGAGATCCGGGGCATATAAG GTACGATGTGGAAAATGTGGAAATGGACTTGGACATGAGTTTATCAATGATGGACCCGCCAAAGGCCTGTCTCGCTTCTGAATATTCAGTGACTCACTGAAGTTCGTCCCTAAAG ataaGGTTGATGGACAGTAA
- the LOC115575367 gene encoding heparan sulfate glucosamine 3-O-sulfotransferase 6-like, translating to MGCSGCRVRFNFGKALSKVSVFFTMLLIFTYFFYCLSGLCDSAPRALYSQETLDYDILDDHRRLFDDLRPSPRLLPDRNRTASTAEAEQVDAPGELDGAPQDGGIPVSNTFGTKRFPQAIIIGVKKGGTRALLEFLRIHPDVRAVGAEPHFFDRFYDKGLEWYRNLMPRTLDGQITMEKTPSYFVTKEAPSRICTMNCQTKLIVVVRDPVTRAVSDYTQTLSKNPGLPSFQSLALKNVSTGLIDTSWSAVRIGLYAKHLENWLQHFPLSHFLFVSGERLVSDPAWEMGRVQDFLGLKRVVSGKHFYFNQTKGFPCLKKPEGSSRPRCLGKSKGRPHPQIPSEVLQRLRDFYRPFNHRFYQMSGQDFGWD from the exons ATGGGATGTAGTGGATGCAGAGTCAGGTTCAACTTTGGCAAGGCGCTGTCCAAAGTCTCGGTGTTTTTTACCATGCTCCTGATCTTCACCTACTTCTTCTACTGCCTCAGCGGACTCTGCGATTCGGCTCCGAGAGCTTTGTACAGCCAAGAGACATTAGACTATGACATTTTGGACGATCATCGCCGCCTTTTCGACGACCTGCGACCGTCGCCGCGTCTCCTCCCCGACCGGAACCGCACAGCCTCCACCGCGGAGGCAGAGCAGGTGGACGCGCCGGGAGAGCTGGACGGCGCACCACAGGACGGCGGCATCCCAGTGTCCAACACGTTCGGTACCAAAAGGTTTCCGCAGGCGATTATAATCGGTGTGAAGAAGGGAGGGACCCGCGCCCTGCTGGAGTTTCTCCGCATCCACCCGGACGTGAGAGCGGTCGGCGCGGAGCCGCACTTCTTCGACAGGTTTTACGATAAAGGACTGGAGTGGTACAG GAACCTGATGCCTCGGACGCTGGATGGCCAGATCACCATGGAGAAGACACCCAGCTACTTCGTCACAAAGGAGGCTCCAAGCCGCATCTGCACTATGAACTGCCAAACCAAGCTCATTGTGGTGGTGAGGGATCCCGTGACGCGGGCTGTCTCCGACTACACCCAGACACTGTCCAAGAACCCAGGCCTTCCATCCTTCCAGAGCCTGGCTTTGAAAAATGTCTCAACAGGTCTGATTGACACCTCGTGGAGCGCTGTGCGCATCGGCCTCTACGCCAAACATCTGGAGAACTGGCTCCAGCACTTCCCCTTGtctcattttctgtttgttagTGGCGAGAGGCTGGTGTCTGATCCGGCTTGGGAGATGGGCCGTGTTCAGGACTTCCTGGGTCTGAAAAGGGTCGTTTCAGGCAAACACTTCTACTTCAACCAGACCAAAGGTTTTCCCTGCTTGAAGAAGCCAGAAGGGAGCAGCAGACCTCGCTGCCTTGGAAAGTCTAAGGGCAGACCCCATCCACAGATCCCCTCCGAGGTCCTGCAGAGGCTCAGAGACTTCTACAGGCCCTTTAACCACAGATTCTACCAGATGAGTGGTCAAGACTTTGGCTGGGACTAA
- the LOC115575229 gene encoding basic proline-rich protein-like, whose protein sequence is MQPGHLDGHPGTKSQGPIPAPPPPHVYAWLEVNTQTQRVPSQVREYGGCQRGDHGQVQYLSYHRLVNGVPRLIPAPEATNQPAPPHKYNSVLVVSPAPPCVPAPPGVPAPPGVPAPPCVPAPPGVPAPPGVPAPPCVPAPPGVPAPPHDPAPPSVPAPPHDPAPPQPSASNSDEIKCECQQEDDRPYVKRPPNSFLLFMKEQRPHVNEEIRRMGSGTVNILLAHKWNSLSEEEQVKYNQQAKIEKQLHAQRHPGWSFSENYKEEEGPKTDPQITV, encoded by the exons ATGCAGCCAGGTCACCTGGACGGTCACCCAGGCACTAAAAGCCAGGGACCCAtccctgcacctcctcctcctcatgtctATGCTTGGCTTGAAGTGAACACACAGACTCAGCGTGTACCCAGTCAGGTCAGAGAATATGGCGGTTGTCAGCGAGGCGATCATGGCCAGGTACAG TACCTGTCGTATCACAGGCTTGTGAACGGTGTCCCGCGGCTGATACCTGCACCGGAAGCCACCAATCAGCCTGCTCCTCCGCATAAA TATAACAGTGTACTGGTGGTGAG ccctgctcctccttgcgtccctgctcctcctggtgtccctgctcctcctggtgtccctgctcctccttgcgtccctgctcctcctggtgtccctgctcctcctggtgtccctgctcctccttgCGTCCCTGCTCCTCCCGgtgtccctgctcctcctcatgACCCTGCTCCTCCCAgtgtccctgctcctcctcatgaccctgctcctcctcagccgAGCGCCTCCAACTCAGA CGAAATAAAGTGTGAGTGCCAGCAGGAGGACGACCGTCCATATGTAAAAAGGCCACCAAACTCCTTCCTGTTGTTCATGAAAGAGCAGAGGCCGCATGTGAATGAGGAAATCAGGAGGATGGGAAGTGGGACTGTGAATATACTCCTTGCACATAAA TGGAATTCACtatcagaggaggagcaggtcaAATACAACCAACAGGCCAAAATAGAGAAACAGCTCCACGCCCAGAGACACCCAGGCTGGTCATTCAGTGAAAACTAT aaagaggaagagggaccGAAGACAGACCCCCAAAT CACCGTATAA